A stretch of Spirosoma oryzicola DNA encodes these proteins:
- a CDS encoding BlaI/MecI/CopY family transcriptional regulator, producing the protein MQLRELTKAEEEIMRVLWQLKKGFVKDVLAELPEPKPAYNTVSTIIRILEKKELVGYTAYGKTHEYYPLITEEEYRRFQTEQLMANYFDNSLKKLVSFFVQDKNISLSEADEIINLLNKKKDQ; encoded by the coding sequence ATGCAGCTCCGAGAACTCACCAAAGCCGAAGAAGAGATTATGCGCGTCTTATGGCAACTCAAAAAAGGTTTTGTCAAAGACGTGCTTGCCGAATTGCCCGAACCTAAACCAGCCTATAATACCGTCTCGACCATTATTCGCATTCTGGAAAAAAAGGAGTTGGTAGGCTACACGGCATACGGAAAAACGCATGAGTACTATCCGCTCATCACGGAAGAGGAATACCGCCGTTTTCAGACCGAGCAATTGATGGCGAACTACTTCGATAATTCGCTTAAAAAGCTGGTTTCCTTTTTCGTTCAGGATAAAAACATCAGTCTTTCGGAAGCCGACGAGATCATTAACCTCCTAAACAAAAAGAAAGATCAATGA